A region of Cardinium endosymbiont of Sogatella furcifera DNA encodes the following proteins:
- a CDS encoding lipoprotein signal peptidase — protein MQRFIKYFSIVLFIVLADQASKLWVYNHMEMGTDGHINLLGNIFKLTYTLNPGMAFSIHLGFKYGKLLITTFRVLASLYIFWHIIQSIRRHTPVAWICGWALVLGGAIGNSIDSIFYGVYLNNAPTDAPMKWFYGQVIDMLHIDLWSGVMPSWLPIWGGYYIYCLPIFNIADVAVSAGLAVILCLFHGTPHPKPY, from the coding sequence ATGCAACGGTTTATAAAATATTTTTCTATTGTATTGTTTATTGTTTTGGCAGATCAAGCCTCTAAGCTTTGGGTGTACAACCATATGGAAATGGGGACAGATGGGCACATTAATCTTTTGGGAAATATTTTTAAGCTTACCTATACCTTAAATCCTGGAATGGCATTTAGCATCCATCTAGGTTTTAAATATGGTAAGTTATTGATTACCACCTTCCGTGTTTTGGCTTCTTTATATATTTTTTGGCACATCATTCAATCCATCAGACGCCATACACCTGTTGCTTGGATCTGCGGATGGGCTTTGGTGTTAGGAGGTGCTATTGGCAATAGCATAGATAGTATTTTTTATGGTGTCTATCTGAATAATGCACCTACTGATGCACCTATGAAATGGTTCTACGGACAGGTCATTGATATGCTACACATTGACCTTTGGTCTGGTGTGATGCCTAGTTGGCTACCTATTTGGGGCGGGTACTATATATATTGCCTACCTATTTTTAACATAGCTGATGTAGCTGTATCGGCTGGGTTAGCAGTTATTTTATGTCTGTTTCATGGAACTCCTCATCCCAAACCTTACTGA
- a CDS encoding L-threonylcarbamoyladenylate synthase, giving the protein MYIKNIPLDISNLSAAQHAACLLNRGCVIAVPTDTVYGLACLAKNKKAVKRLFQLKQRSNDKPIAICIGSIQALSRYGKIDATITPLLNALLPGPVTLLFEALPYFNKSLVPKTNLVGIRMPDHPFMMDVMRICNAAIALTSANKSSEPSCLHVQEFKQLWPKLDAVFDGGTLGAIDPMRLGSTIVDLSVKGSFSITRSGCALDYVQKHMDLILG; this is encoded by the coding sequence ATGTACATAAAAAACATTCCATTAGACATCTCTAATCTATCTGCTGCTCAACACGCTGCATGCTTACTTAATAGAGGATGTGTAATCGCTGTACCTACCGATACGGTTTATGGCCTGGCCTGTTTGGCTAAAAATAAAAAGGCAGTAAAAAGATTATTTCAGCTCAAACAGCGTAGCAATGATAAACCCATTGCCATTTGTATTGGATCTATTCAAGCGCTATCTAGATATGGCAAGATAGACGCAACCATTACGCCTTTGCTTAACGCATTGCTCCCTGGTCCGGTTACGCTTCTTTTCGAAGCATTACCATATTTTAATAAAAGTTTGGTTCCCAAAACAAATTTGGTTGGCATTAGAATGCCAGATCACCCATTCATGATGGATGTTATGCGCATATGTAATGCAGCGATTGCACTAACCAGTGCCAATAAAAGTAGTGAACCCAGTTGTTTACATGTGCAGGAATTTAAGCAGCTCTGGCCTAAATTGGACGCCGTTTTTGATGGAGGTACTTTGGGTGCCATCGATCCGATGCGGTTGGGTTCTACCATTGTGGACCTTTCTGTTAAAGGCTCTTTTAGCATTACAAGAAGTGGATGTGCGCTGGATTATGTACAAAAACATATGGACCTCATTTTAGGCTAA
- a CDS encoding dihydrolipoamide acetyltransferase family protein translates to MSLITLYLPKMGESVVEAIVLHWCVKEEEVVMEGAPLLEVATDKVDAEIPAAYSGKIKKLLVSKGEVVAIGAPIALLEVENGAVPATTHEPSFVDPKPTVTAITPSPNRGIASLPIYSQVKLTPVAKHMAHKHLIPSDVLTRLAGDTRDNRVTKSAIADYLSVHLPIDTHTTNHHLFHETVTPLEGDEVTQMDRVRKLIADRMVASKKIAPHVTSFIRADVTELVAWRNQHKTIFEEKHGIKLSYNPIFMVMIARALQHFPLLNAVVADDQIIKRKHINIGFAVALPNGNVVVPVVHQVEQLGLVPLARQIDALVHQARNGTIRPDALTGASYTISNIGCFDNLMGTPIIVQPQVAILALGLIEKRPAVVHIGGKETIAIRDELFLSHTYDHRIIDGAIGGGFLKYLAKACESFVENIEQYPCT, encoded by the coding sequence ATGTCCTTAATAACGCTTTATTTACCTAAAATGGGTGAAAGTGTGGTAGAAGCTATCGTATTGCATTGGTGTGTCAAAGAGGAAGAAGTAGTGATGGAAGGGGCACCTCTGTTGGAAGTGGCCACAGATAAAGTTGATGCAGAGATTCCTGCTGCTTACTCTGGTAAGATTAAAAAATTATTGGTCAGCAAAGGAGAAGTGGTCGCCATTGGCGCACCGATTGCTTTATTAGAGGTGGAAAATGGAGCTGTACCAGCTACAACCCATGAACCATCTTTTGTAGACCCAAAACCTACTGTAACAGCTATTACCCCATCACCTAATAGGGGAATAGCATCTTTGCCTATCTATAGCCAGGTAAAACTCACGCCTGTAGCCAAGCATATGGCCCACAAGCATCTGATTCCATCAGATGTGCTAACAAGATTAGCGGGGGATACTAGGGACAATCGGGTGACCAAATCAGCGATTGCAGACTATTTAAGTGTACACCTACCTATAGATACGCATACTACGAATCACCATTTATTTCATGAGACCGTTACGCCACTAGAAGGAGATGAAGTGACCCAAATGGATCGTGTAAGAAAACTAATTGCAGATCGCATGGTAGCATCTAAGAAAATAGCGCCGCATGTTACCTCTTTTATACGTGCCGATGTAACGGAACTTGTTGCCTGGAGAAATCAACATAAGACCATTTTTGAAGAAAAACATGGGATTAAATTGAGTTACAACCCTATTTTTATGGTAATGATTGCACGTGCCTTACAGCACTTCCCGTTGCTCAATGCGGTAGTGGCAGATGATCAGATTATCAAACGCAAGCATATTAATATAGGTTTTGCAGTAGCACTACCAAATGGTAATGTAGTGGTTCCTGTGGTCCATCAAGTAGAGCAGCTTGGGTTGGTACCATTGGCGCGACAGATCGATGCTTTAGTCCATCAAGCACGTAATGGGACGATTCGGCCAGACGCATTAACCGGTGCCAGCTATACCATTTCTAATATCGGTTGCTTTGATAACCTGATGGGCACACCTATTATTGTGCAGCCACAGGTAGCGATCCTTGCCTTGGGTCTTATTGAAAAACGCCCTGCTGTGGTCCATATAGGGGGAAAAGAGACCATAGCGATTCGTGATGAACTTTTCCTATCCCATACCTACGACCACCGGATTATAGATGGAGCCATAGGGGGAGGGTTTTTAAAATATCTGGCCAAGGCATGTGAATCATTTGTGGAGAACATAGAACAGTATCCATGTACATAA